The Gemmatimonadota bacterium genomic sequence CGTACTCGAGCAGTGGTTCTCGACCCACCCGCTGACCGAGGAACGGATCGCAGAAACGCGGGAGCTGATCCGCCAACAGGGTCTCGAGGACCCCCGGCTCATCGTCAACACGGAGCAGTACGAGGCCTTCAAGGCGCGGCTGAAAGACTATCCGCCCCCACCACCGGAGTTCCGGGCGAAGCGCTAGCGTTCCTCTTCCTTCGCCTACACCCCGAGCGCGCGGTACGCGGTCCCCATGTGGTACCCTACGTCGACCGCGTGCACGCCCGGAGTGCGCGTGCCCTGGATCTCGTGAAACCGTAACCGAGGATCAAAAGGATTCGCCCGGAACCGCTTGTACGCGGTCCGGGCGAGTTCTTGAATCGGTTTCCCGAGCTTCCCGAAGGCCTTGTTGAATCGCGGGTTGCGCCGCGACCTCACATCACCTCCGGATCGAGAGGTTCGGTGCGCCCGGCTTGCAGGTTGGCGAGCGCCTCGGCAGCCCATTGGTCCAGGACCTCGAGGGATTCGGTGCGGGCCAGCGTCGCCTCCCAGGCGAGATCCGGCTCCATTTCGGCGAGGATCGCAGCACCGATGCGGTCCTGCATGTCCGGCGGAAGCTGCGATGCCTTGCGGATGGCTTCCTCAAGCAGCTTGGTCACGAATCCCTGCTCGGACGGCAGTGGAGTGAAGGGTAGAGTACCCCCGCGAGGGACCACAAGTTGCGTGATGCGAAAGGCGGCCAGTCAGGCTCATGACGCCGCGATTCTTGACTTTACCGCCGCGAGCGCGGAATACTGCTGCAGAAGCTGGTTGACCGAGGCATGATTCCGCCCTGGGCGGCATAACCACGCGGCGCCGCCCTCCCGCCCCACAGTCCCGATCCGCGCGGCCCGCACCCTGCCACCAGTTCTCCACGGTGAACCCGCGGCCCACCCGGTTGACCTCCGCCCCCGGCCCTCCGTAACCATCTTGCGACACGATAACGATCACGCTAGCATGAAGTGTAGCGAACGGGGGTGCCTGACGCGAGGAGGATCGTATGGCAACCAAGGACCGGCAACTGAACGTGCGCCTCGCCCCTACCACCGACCGCTGGCTCGAGCGGGTAGCCGGCGGAAGGGAAAAAAAGGCGGAGTACGTTCGTCGCCTGATCGAAGCAGACATGCGGCGCAGGCAGGAGGAGACGGAGTTCGCCATGTTCAATGCGGCGGCAGCGGATCTCACCGAAGCGGATCGCGAAGCACGAGAAGAGCTGCTGGGGGCGTTCTCGAATCGCGACGCTGAAACATGAATGCACACCCGGGGGGTTCGGCGAGGAGGAAACCCTTACGCGGCGAGATTTGGGAGATCGACCTGAACCCGGGGAAGGGTCGAGAGCAGAAGGGCCGGCGTCCCTGTCTGGTGGTCTCGACGAATTCGCTGAACCGATCGGAGTTCGGAACGATCATCATCTGTCCGATCACCACGCGCGAGCGGCCGAGCTTCCGGTGGCGTCCGGGCGTGTTGCCGGACGATCTGCGGGTGGAGGCGGAGAGCTGGGACGCGAAGCCGCATTGGGTGGAGACCGACCAGATCGTGACGGTGGACACGACGGAGCGAGCGATCCGACACCTGGC encodes the following:
- a CDS encoding type II toxin-antitoxin system PemK/MazF family toxin; this translates as MNAHPGGSARRKPLRGEIWEIDLNPGKGREQKGRRPCLVVSTNSLNRSEFGTIIICPITTRERPSFRWRPGVLPDDLRVEAESWDAKPHWVETDQIVTVDTTERAIRHLATIVNPGRIVEVEESLRMLLALR